The genomic segment CGGCCGCCACGATGCCTATGGCGATCAATACGACAAGAACCTTGACCAACTTGCCCATGGGCCTGACCTCCTCCTGTGCGAGCCTCCGGGCGAAGACTCCACGGCGGAATACGCAGATGGGGAAGGTTTTGTTTTCGCCGGGCCGGTGGGAGTGGGCGGCCCGCCGTCAGCGGGCGGACTGGAGGCGCACGCGTCGAGCGCGGACGGCGAGGGCGGTGAATCCCAGGGCCAGGAAGCCGAGGTCCCTGAGCAGCGCCAGCAGGACCGGAGCCCCGTCCTGCGCGTGTCCGAAGCACCCGCAATCGATGTCGAGGCCCCGAATCCACGCCTGGCCAAGGGCCCCGAGAAACACGAGCAGGAGGAGGTTCACCGTGAGAAGCGCTCCCTCGGCCGCAAAGCCCGTGAGAAGCGCGAGGGCCGCCACGGCCTCGATCCACGGTAGCACCACGGCCAGGGTGTTGACCACGGCGTCGGGCACGAGGGCGTAGTGGCCGATGTCCTCGGCGAATCCAAGGGGGTCCAGGATTTTGGGAATGGCCGCGTACAGGAAGATGCCCGCCAGGGTCCAGCGCCCCAGCCTGTCCAGCCACGCCGCCGCTCTTTCCTTCATGTCACTCCTGGGTGCCGTTGCGCACCGGCAGCTT from the Acidobacteriota bacterium genome contains:
- a CDS encoding MauE/DoxX family redox-associated membrane protein encodes the protein MKERAAAWLDRLGRWTLAGIFLYAAIPKILDPLGFAEDIGHYALVPDAVVNTLAVVLPWIEAVAALALLTGFAAEGALLTVNLLLLVFLGALGQAWIRGLDIDCGCFGHAQDGAPVLLALLRDLGFLALGFTALAVRARRVRLQSAR